In the Hordeum vulgare subsp. vulgare chromosome 7H, MorexV3_pseudomolecules_assembly, whole genome shotgun sequence genome, one interval contains:
- the LOC123412254 gene encoding protein trichome birefringence-like 23: MTRTPRRQFSSHPLAYIFSPVVFPEGPPIHSVTVVTRALTHPRFTVASRSAQQLLPHLVATNNHRRSTAPLHSASARAECRRRSEEFGGMGMEYEPVPLAASSPKKPAAGGRAALKLLLALLLVGLAMRLLADRCASRLLPPTAPPGEDKALAAKAPPAQEEAGGGDGVPVTPSGAGSCDLFHGEWVHDSSGPAYTNATCRFIETPQNCMSNGRPDDGYLYWKWKPYGCEVPPFEGKTFLEDMRGKHWALVGDSILRNHVQSLLCLLSKVEDPTEVYHDKTYQSRRWHFPSYNFTLSLVWAPFLVKAEIFEDENGISSAEPRLTFDVLDANWVGQWSSFDYVIISTGQWFFKKAVYLEKGAVIGCHYCQDKSLREVSIDYSFRRALREAFRFITASAHRPVVFYRTWSPSHFEGGEWFSGGRCDRKAPFKPREAGDRALDNLMWRVERAEFAKAAAEDGAAGGEGRRLRLLDTFEMSLQRPDAHAGPYRAYQPFAKGAAAGKVQNDCLHWCLPGPIEAWNDIIMQMLAED; this comes from the exons ATGACCCGAACACCACGGCGCCAATTTTCCTCCCATCCactcgcctatatattctctcccGTCGTCTTCCCGGAAGGGCCGCCGATACACAGTGTGACAGTGGTAACACGCGCACTGACACACCCGCGATTCACCGTGGCATCAAGATCGGCCCAGCAGCTCCTACCCCACCTAGTAGCCACCAACAATCACCGACGCAGCACCGCTCCACTTCACTCCGCGAGCGCGCGCGCGGAGTGCCGGCGTCGTTCGGAGGAATTCGGGGGGATGGGGATGGAGTACGAGCCGGTGCCACTGGCGGCGTCGTCGCCGAAGAAgccggcggcgggcgggcgggcggcccTGAAGCTGCTGCTGGCCCTGCTCCTCGTCGGCCTCGCGATGCGGCTGCTCGCCGACCGCTGCGCCTCCCGCCTCCTGCCGCCCACCGCACCGCCGGGGGAGGACAAGGCGCTCGCCGCGAAGGCTCCTCCGGcgcaggaggaggccggcggcggggACGGGGTGCCCGTAACTCCCAGCG GTGCAGGGAGTTGTGATCTCTTCCATGGGGAATGGGTCCATGATTCCTCTGGCCCAGCTTACACCAACGCAACCTGCCGGTTCATTGAGACTCCACAGAACTGTATGTCAAATGGAAGGCCTGACGATGGTTATCTTTACTGGAAATGGAAGCCCTATGGCTGCGAGGTACCGCCGTTTGAGGGCAAGACGTTTCTGGAGGACATGAGGGGCAAACACTGGGCGCTAGTCGGCGATTCGATCCTCCGCAACCATGTCCAATCGTTGCTCTGCCTCCTTTCCAAG GTTGAAGATCCTACAGAGGTGTACCACGACAAAACCTACCAGTCGAGGAGATGGCACTTCCCATCCTACAACTTCACGCTCTCCCTGGTGTGGGCGCCGTTCCTCGTCAAGGCGGAGATATTCGAGGACGAGAACGGGATCTCGTCTGCGGAGCCGCGGCTGACCTTCGACGTGCTGGACGCCAACTGGGTGGGGCAGTGGAGCAGCTTCGACTACGTGATCATCTCCACGGGGCAGTGGTTCTTCAAGAAGGCGGTGTACCTGGAGAAGGGGGCGGTGATCGGCTGCCACTACTGCCAGGACAAGAGCCTGAGGGAGGTGAGCATCGACTACTCGTTCCGCAGGGCGCTCCGGGAGGCGTTCCGGTTCATCACGGCGTCGGCGCACCGGCCGGTGGTGTTCTACCGGACGTGGTCGCCGTCGCACTTCGAGGGCGGCGAGTGGTTCAGCGGCGGGCGGTGCGACCGGAAGGCGCCGTTCAAGCCGCGGGAGGCCGGTGACCGCGCGCTGGACAACCTCATGTGGCGGGTGGAGCGGGCCGAGTTCGCCAAGGCGGCCGCGGAGGACGGCGCCGCCGGTGGGGAGGGACGCCGCCTGAGGCTGCTGGACACGTTCGAGATGTCGCTGCAGCGGCCCGACGCCCACGCCGGGCCGTACCGGGCGTACCAGCCGTTCGCCAAGGGTGCCGCCGCCGGCAAGGTGCAGAACGACTGCCTGCACTGGTGCCTGCCCGGGCCGATCGAGGCGTGGAACGACATCATCATGCAGATGCTGGCCGAGGATTGA